The Astyanax mexicanus isolate ESR-SI-001 chromosome 8, AstMex3_surface, whole genome shotgun sequence sequence TGATCAGTGTATTAATGTGTCTCTAGAGCTGGATCTGGTCAGATGGGAGTAACTCCTCATACAGTAACTGGAAACATGGACAGCCTGACAATGGTGCGGGTGGTGATAACTGTGTGCATTTATGGAATGAACATGATTACGAATGGACTGATGCAGGCTGCGATTGCCGAATTCCATTTGTCTGCTATAAAGGTGAGTAATATGGGATTATAAATCCAGTATATCTGATAGATCTCAAATTTATCACCTTtttaatatttgtgtttggaGCAGTTACCCTGCTCAGTATAAGCAGTAATGAAATGAAGAGGTAAACACATCATTAAAAGATCTTCAGAGCATGAGTTTGATTGTTACATCTTCAAACCCAACTTTTTACAGAGATCCCGATGATCCTGATTAAAGAGAAGAAGACGTGGAAAGAagctctgagatactgcagagagaatcatgAGGACCTGGTCTCAGTCGAAACAAAGCAACTTCAGGACTGGGTGGAGTTTGTTATTAAACCTGCCTCCACTGATAATGTGTGGGTGGGTCTGCGTCACACCTGCACTCTGAGCTTCTGGTTCTGGGTGAGTGGAGAGTCCGTCTGCTACCAGAACTGGGCTCCAGGGAACGGGACGGGAGTGGAGGACTGCAGTAATGGAGAAAGATCAGGAGCGGTTCAGTCTGGAAGTGGGAAGTGGGTCAGTCTTCCACAAACCCAGACCCTCAACTTCATCTGCAGCACCGTCTAGAGCAGGTCTGcagtttaaatattagtcaacAGCTATAGTAgcctgggtaccactttaaaataagactaccttcataaagggtttaattaataatcagttataacacatacgtagaaatgtatgtagacctgttgtttgccaaatagtgaacgcacagccacataactgatcattaattatttttaaggcatttacaacctaattagtaaccattaataaactaattgcaaaccatttataaaccctttataaaggtagtcttattttaaagtggtaccgtagcCTGTATAGTGAGAGTCCATGCGAGAAGATTCTATCCTTCAAACCTTtaaaaaggtctcattccatcatttttttctttaattttaaaatgtctagttatggacactagtatgaatgaatgtcatgtgagaggttttttgtgggaaaaaaaccCAGGTGTTTCtctttagccctgctttagatcagtGAATCACTGGTCTtcaaagaaagacaggatttggctcttgctcatgaatattcatacatgcaaacatatcgcctctgattggctaacagcactgcagtagagaacgcctacctgccttccctcccacagtcaattttactgCTCTAAAACTCTTACAGTCTAGAGAGACTGTGTCTATAGTGAATGTGAATAGCCTAAAACTTTTTAATCTTTAAACTTTTATTAATCTTAAGATTTCTTCTCTTGACTTCTTGCACATTAATTGCTTAGCTGGTGTGATTAATCATATACATTTGTGATTGATAGACAGTAGATTACTGTTTGTTTGCTGTAATTACTCAAAACTGGTGTAAAATCTTAACACTTAATATTATTCTATTGTTCTGCATATTAAATCATCTTAATGTCTCATTTATCTAAAGTATTTCCCCTTGATAATAATGTATCATAATGTGATATATTACCAAAAGTATTCCTGCATGTGAtataatctgaagctacatgaagtttggaggtgtgtagtgatgaactctgaagctacatgaagtttggaggtgtgtagtgatgaactttgaagctacatgaagtttgaaggtgtgtagtgatgaactctgaagctacttgaagtttggaggtgtgtagtgatgaactctgaagctacttgaagtttggaggtgtgtagtgatgaactctgaagctacttgaagtttggaggtgtgtagtgatgaactctgaagctacatgaagtttggaggtgtgtagtgatgaactctgaagctacatgaagtttggaggtgtgtagtgatgaactctgatgctacatgaagtttggaggtgtgtagtgatgaactctgaagctacatgaagtttgaaggtgtgtagtgatgaactctgaagctacatgaagtttggaggtgtgtagtgatgatgaactctgaagctacatgaagtttggaggtgtgtagtgattggtgtagtgactgcagaaagttggtgaactcggtgcactatgctcctcagcatccgctgaccccgctctgttattttacactgatagagcacagagtcgctgttgttctcagtctcttccactgagttataatatcactgacagttggctgtggaatatttagtagtgagtagtgaaatttcaccactggacttgttgttgcacaggAGCTGCATCCaatcactgtaccacagtgctggagttcactgagctcctgagagagacccattcttttactaatATAGAAACAGTCTGCAGTCAGCCTAGCTGCTTTGCATGGTGAGATTTCAGATAACACATCTGATCCATCATCTGTCCAAAGATTAAAAGTGTCCCCTGCTGGAGCTTTATTGTATTGCTGTACTTAAGTGACTGAAGTGACTATTAAGATTTAATTTACCATCCTAATTCAGTTGGTTAATGCATCTAGAGTTGCCAATCATCAGTTAAAAATATGGATGCATTAAAAATTAAGTCTGTTGGTTGCTAATCCTAATATCATccctacagtaaaacatgttggtggtagtatcatgctaTATGGGTACTTCTCAGCATCAGGGACAAGCAGACTGAGAACAATCAAGGAATGACGGATTACAGACAAATCCCTGAAGAAAATCTTCTCAGAGTGACTGGAGGGACGCTTCACCTCAAAAATGACCCAGatgagttttaattttctatatctttgcaataaattaatttaatcattcaatatttaatgtattcctcaattaatttgttttttttttattatagtacatccttattttattttatcattgttAATTTTTTGAATAAGTGGTACAAAAAGGGCTCATTTTTAAAAGTaggtaacgtaaaaataaaaaaatgatgcatgatGATCAAACCTAgttctgtcacatcctggtctcgtctcgtgtctgtgtgtcttccccacgtgacctgtgctcccctgtgtctcagtacttttccacctgtgtctcatttgtagctccgccccttccccaggtgtttccaattctagtgtgtttgtgttactataaatagccctcctctgccaccttgtcctccgtcggtctttgcaccctcccctgttgttttgtgtttctgtgcttcgtagtttctccgtttttcatagcctctgttccttgttattttccctgtttattgccctgctcagtttagtcttcctagtcctgtttatttctagtttcccttgttattctcttgtatataccctgctttgtgtttattttctagttttgctccttatatatatattccctgtttgtttatcattattattatctctagtttgtttatgttctctagtctccctcgtttattttggtttattatctttgttacgtgtttacttgtttctttgtttatctttgttatttatttattaaatatttccttttgttcttacctgcacttgtgtccgctttccttgtctccctgcctgggtcatccgtgacaagtTCACTTAGGAATACATTGTATACTGATAgattgaattaatttattgctaagatggATCATAGAAACTCTCAGCTACACAAAAAGGTATATAGTAAATGAATGCGGGTCAATTTTGgcccatgtgtgcattagagaGGGTGGGACACAAAAAAGGGCATTTATTCAAAAAGTAGGTAAGGTACAAGTATAATAAGggtgtatgatgatcaaaaataagttaattgaggaatacatCGTATACTGAaagactgaattaatttattgctaagatatatcatagaaacactcagccatacataaAGTTACATataaaatgaatgcgggtcaATTTTGACCCTTGTGTGCATTAGAGACACAAATAAGGGCATTTATTCAAAAAGTAGGTaaggttaaaataaaataaggatgtatgatgatcaaaaacatgtTAATTGAGAAATATCCTAAATTCTGAATGTCTGAATTCATTTGTTGCTTAAATATACTATAGAAACTCTCAGCTATACACGAAGTtgcatttttgacccatgttgcgaaTTAGAAAGGGTTAAACATGGCAATGACCCAAAGCTTACAGCCAAAACAGCACTGGAGAGGCTCTTAGAGACTCTCCAGTGAATATATTTACATGGACAACAAAGCTCATACTTAAACCCCATCAGTGAAGAAACCTGAAGATGGCAGTGCACAGATAATTGCCAACTGATTTGACTGATCCTGAGAGGATCTGCCCCAAATAATGGGTTAAACTTCCCTTTTTCTGGTCTGAAAGTCCAACAAGTCCAGCAGATATAATGGCAAAAAGCTCTCTACaaagtatttaaattaaaactCTGATACGTTACTGAATctactgttttttaaatatatattaactaaGCTTTGTatctaaaattgaataaaaataagttgaATATCATTTTAAATGCAAGTTAAACTTTTAAAATTGGAATTGATTagaaacaaacacataaaactgGATAAGAGGGAGGATCAGGAGGCTCAGAATAAGATGGGAGGAACTTGAATGGAAGGCTTGAAGATCAAAAAGGTGACGGAAAAACAAATCAGTAggaaaatgagaaacaaaaagaaaaacagaataaaaaaaagatggaataaagaaaaagataagaaTAGCATTTAAGCAATTGAAACTAAAAGTCCGGACCATGTACCTAACCATGTATCCACTGCAcctcaatttttcctttttgccatgcttctttttctttattttaattgtttaatggATGACAATAGAATGCTTTGACTTCCTGCAATTAATACAAAAATCCTAAACATCCTAAAAAACAAACCCAATTAAGATTGAGATTAATCCAAGCCAAGACAAcgtcttttaaagtaaaaaataataagaataaaagaaCTTTATAGTTAAAGTTGGAGAATAGTTAGTATATTTATGTCAATGTTTCAGAACAATGAATGTATTTAATAGATATTGATTTTTCCCCATGATTTAAAACAATGTGTCCTCTATGCCATGTGTGCAGCTGTTGTGttcctgtgtgtttgttcatttgcatTTATTCACGCCATGCAAATGATCATCATTGACTCAATGACCGCAGAGATGTACAGTATCTTATCTTGCCGCACACAACCTATCAGAAGAGACGCACTAGGTGAGGTAAGAAACTCTAAATCAATTCTACTGCTGTTTACAGTGCTTTTACAGGAATTTGAACATTCTGTAGTGTAAGGCTGTGTGTTGGTAAGATATTGATGATATGATTTAATACTACTACAaaactgtaagcaaggcaattgATTgtgaacataatttttttttattttagcatctGACAACAACATTGCTATCTAGTGgatggggtttaaacacaacacaaaattaatggagaattctggtgtaaaatggacttttgttgtagtaaaacatgataaaaagttcttacctttgaagaatagcacacctccgttctcccactgtctatttctctctctctccacagtcatGAGGTCAGCACTGCATTGTCTCctgctgttctcaggtcagtggAGTTCATGATCATGTGTAAAACtctctgctgcttcattactGTACTGCCATGCTGATGAGAGATTTTAACCCCTACAGCTCTGTGGACTCTCTCCTTCTGTGGAACTCCTCAGTTTTATGTGGTGAACTACAAATTGAACTGGACTGAAGCTCAGAAATACTGCAGAGAGAGCTTCACTGACTTGGCAACCACTGAGAACCAGGAGGAAATGGATGCTGTAAAAGCTGCTCTCAACGGTAAAACAGGCCATTTCTGGATCGGAGTGAGACAGCAACCTGGACTGAGCATCATTGTAAGCagttatatatacaaacacagatACAAACATGCAAGTGTCTAATCCTCCTGTATAGAAGATCTGATCAGGTGTGTTTGGTAAATGTAAAGCTTCTTCTATCTGGCACAATGGCACCTAAAATAAACCTAAAAGAGTCAGAAATGTCTCTGTTCACAAGGTGTTAGCACTGTCTTACATCCACCCCTCCATTTTCCAAAGGCTAGAGGGTACtttatgtcaccggggaaaggacgcacaccaaatgacaaaatactttttcgggtgttttattctgatagatcccactctagggatttttatgaaatattgaatataaaatgtatatgaattataaaacaataggaaataaacaaacaacaataaatcACTGGCTTCTTACAGACAATgagcctcaaatatgaaataaaagcaaaataaagacaatcagcacttgctgagcagaaatattagtctcaatgcacaacaacactgcaccacctatctttgacttactgcaactgcagtgtacagatttatagacttttatcagagcttgtactcaattgtactcaaaataacaaaaataaaatgaatacactgtaaaaccctagcttagaacacagtacagtatttggtagtggcactaattacagaaaatagataaatcacattaataccattaacagagctctttttatatttgtttttaagctcacctcgatttactcagctttactcaacaagactgtaacccagaaaaatacaaggcttgaccacgaggagcacactaccctacagaaacaatgccatctgcccgcatctggttgtgattcatccaaaatacatgtttagaaaggcaatataggcatctactactgttataggccaactaaaccttatattgttcagtatttcctgatttttaccttatatttcataaggatggctctggatgaatcctaaaatggagcaccaccatacactgcagcttgagtccccttctctaccatgctcttagctcctccctttcctctctcagggtgacaacacttctgattgtgtttcttaaagttacagacacacattttaaaggtgtgtactcaattcaccacctggctacatttatAATGGTATAGACTCAAGACACTCAAGATTCCCACTTACATCTTCCTTCAAATAAGCTCAGTTCACAAAAATTCTCACACATTTTATGTTTCCTAGCTAAAATCTGTCGTTTCTCCCGATTTTGTTCCCCAGTTTCCTGCAGATCCATTTCTTCTATTGGTTGTGACTATGTGTATAGTGTCAGGTCATTGTGAGGCTCCTGGAAGCTGCATGTTTGCCtgatgtacagtattgtgcaaatgttttaagcacctgtgggatttttttcagcaaaaaaaagcttcttatctgtgcagtaagtgtttattatctcagtaaaacacatgaaATCAGCatttcaataaatacaaacagcaattttacaaaaagcatatttggtgacttagaacaacatctcctaatctctcctcatctgagttatttttagttctaatcatattaatcaacacctggttcggtaaattactggtaaatgtggtaaatcaggtgagctgctgacggaactgaacataataatatacacatgctggctgaggaacatccaggagaaatctggaatctctacactttgttcttcagcttcaggctcacaggatataaaacatacttatagttaaaaactAGAATTCCttcttacgttttactgtatttatgtttatttgcacctgtataaatcatatgtggtgcttttttcaggcaaaaacactcatattactGAGATAAATAAATTAGTATGTtttactttggtgcctaaaacctatgcacagtactgtatatagtgGTATGGGAGGGATGGGTGGCAAAAAATCTTGACTCATTAATCATCATGTCgtgtccttgccctgtttcctgtctgttctcatgtttctcggTATGTTTTGCCTGTGTTCTCTTCTCTTtgtgtgttccccagtaattttccattcaTGTGTtactaatttgtagctccgccccctcgttacctgtttccccaggtgtatTTACGTTCATGTGTAtgtttcctgtgtatatatagccctagAGTTTCAGTCTAAGTTTTGtcagtctttgcactaacccctgttgtctgcctccacgtcttcctgccTGCATATCCCTGACACATCACTGACTTCCAATGTGCTTATCCCAATTGGCTGACCCCTAGGCTTATGGGCTGGCCTTGTTGTTGGGGTATTTTGACTTCTGGGGAAGCCTCTAGGACAAGGTTCCTAAATTTTGGCCCTGGAACCCCCTGCCCTGCAAATTCATGGCTTGATTTAACTAATCGGCTCATCATCAAGCCCAGTTTGGCAGTTGAGTCTTTATAATTCACCAGGACCAGGATTAAAGATCATTGTTCTAGGAAGAAATTTGTGACCTTTAACACCCAACCTCACCAACACCAACACCTTTCCCTGATTATTACCCATTACCCCTCACACCAGTTTGCAATACCCTTAATAGTGTCTATATATATGCTAACAATACACAAGAATAGTGTTTCCCAAACCTGGTCCTGGAGTCCACTGACCTGCACATTATAGTGGTTTCTCTGCTTTTAGGACACTGCCAGAAGCTCTTAAATCAGaatcacttttattttgtatttcacagactattgacaaacaCTACATTACGaaagaaggtacaataaacaataaatagaataagtaaatagttaaaagtattaaagaaataaagagcactgaaaTGGCTTATTAAGAAAAtcattagttgaatcaggtgtgttgggaagAGGGAAAGCAATAAAAATGCAGGGCAGGAGGCTCCAGGACCAGATTCTGGAAGCACTGTAAGAGacaaatttagaaaatttttaccttatatttcataaggatggctctggatgaatcctaaaatggagcaccaccatacactgcagcttgagcccccttctctaccatgctcttagctcctccctttcctctctcagggtgacaacacttctgattgtgtatTTCataaggatggctctggatgaatcctaaaatggGGCACCACCATACACTTAATCTTATTAAGGCTTATTAAGAAAAtcattagttgaatcaggtgtgttgggaagAGGGAAAGCAATAAAAATGCAGGGCAGGAGG is a genomic window containing:
- the LOC107197396 gene encoding lithostathine-1-alpha-like; this encodes MILIKEKKTWKEALRYCRENHEDLVSVETKQLQDWVEFVIKPASTDNVWVGLRHTCTLSFWFWVSGESVCYQNWAPGNGTGVEDCSNGERSGAVQSGSGKWVSLPQTQTLNFICSTV